CTCGCCTGCTTCGCCGTTATGTCACTGGCGGCAAATGCGCTGACCTGAAACCGATAACGCCCAACCTTCGCCTCCGCGATCTCCCCACCAGAAACTTCAAAGAAGCATACCGCCGGGTACGTCGTACTCCGCGGCAACCAGCCCGAATAAATCCTGGTGCTCACGATTGCGGCGAGGGCTGTGCTCGCCTGTAACCGCGCGAGTATTCCGGGTTCAACCAGCGTTGTCATTTCACCGCCTTGAGATTGCGCTGGAATATGCGCTCAACGTCGCGCCTTGA
The window above is part of the Spirochaetota bacterium genome. Proteins encoded here:
- a CDS encoding DUF3168 domain-containing protein, translated to MTTLVEPGILARLQASTALAAIVSTRIYSGWLPRSTTYPAVCFFEVSGGEIAEAKVGRYRFQVSAFAASDITAKQASNAIIDALKGYSGISGGVDIPKIIYLSRTRLREDETNLYHYATDFQIMYKGE